The Burkholderia pyrrocinia genome includes a region encoding these proteins:
- a CDS encoding NADPH-dependent FMN reductase, whose translation MTAFDQHRRPFVVGIGGTTRAASSTERALSFALRGAQAAGARTRLFDGPFLHTLPHYAPEHKTLTDAQRELIDAVRQADAIIIATPGYHGGVSGLVKNALDTLEELRADDRPYLDGRAVGLIVTAYGWQAAGTVLTSLRSIVHALRGWPTPFGATVNTLETRFDSADSCSDPKVVAQLETVGGQAAEFALAFASHRATTHAASVDALAPVLKIANQ comes from the coding sequence TTGACTGCATTCGATCAACACCGCCGCCCGTTCGTCGTCGGCATCGGCGGCACCACCCGCGCAGCGTCGTCGACCGAACGCGCGCTGTCGTTCGCGCTGCGCGGCGCGCAGGCCGCCGGCGCGCGCACGCGCCTGTTCGACGGCCCGTTCTTGCATACGCTGCCGCACTACGCACCCGAACACAAAACGCTGACCGACGCGCAGCGCGAGCTGATCGACGCCGTGCGCCAGGCCGACGCGATCATCATCGCGACGCCCGGCTATCACGGCGGCGTCTCCGGTCTCGTGAAGAATGCGCTCGACACGCTCGAGGAACTGCGCGCGGACGATCGCCCCTATCTCGACGGCCGCGCAGTCGGCCTGATCGTCACCGCATACGGCTGGCAGGCGGCCGGCACCGTGCTGACCTCGCTGCGTTCGATCGTCCATGCGCTGCGCGGCTGGCCGACGCCGTTCGGCGCGACCGTGAACACACTCGAAACGCGTTTCGACAGCGCCGATAGCTGCTCGGATCCGAAGGTCGTCGCGCAACTCGAGACGGTCGGCGGGCAAGCGGCCGAGTTCGCGCTCGCGTTCGCATCGCATCGCGCGACCACGCATGCGGCATCGGTCGACGCGCTCGCGCCCGTGCTGAAGATCGCCAACCAGTAA
- a CDS encoding NIPSNAP family protein — MVTCFLRYVIDPYKLDQFETYGKMWIPLVEQFGGTHHGYFLPSEGANDIALAMFSFPSLAEYERYRERSMDDPACQAAFRYAEETRCIVSYERSFFRPVFE; from the coding sequence ATGGTCACCTGCTTCCTTCGCTACGTCATCGATCCGTACAAGCTCGACCAGTTCGAAACCTACGGCAAGATGTGGATTCCGCTCGTCGAGCAGTTCGGCGGCACGCATCACGGCTACTTCCTGCCGTCGGAAGGCGCGAACGACATCGCGCTCGCGATGTTCTCGTTCCCGAGCCTCGCGGAATACGAGCGCTATCGCGAACGCTCGATGGACGATCCGGCCTGCCAGGCCGCGTTCCGCTACGCCGAGGAAACGCGCTGCATCGTCAGCTACGAGCGCAGCTTCTTCCGGCCGGTGTTCGAGTAA